ATTGGCACACTATCGAGTTCTCACACAACACACGCACACCACAACCACCCCACCAAACAGGGCAATCACAGCAGCTGAAACACCAGCGAACGTTTCCCTCGCAACCACTCACCACACTCACTGCGGCGGGGGCTGTCGGTCTCGCTGACTCACACAAAGTTACACACCCCCCCAACCAAACACAAACTCCCAGCACAACCCACAAAAAGGCGGGCGTTACACGCGGCGTATATCGGCGCCCAAGGCCGTCAGCTTCTCCACGAAGTTAGGGTAGCCCCGATCAATGTGGGCGACGTCGTGCACCGTTGTTACGTCGTCTGCAACTAGCCCCGCCAGGACCAGCCCGGCGCCCGCCCGGATGTCGGAGGCCCACACGTCCGTGGACGACAGGCGCTCCACCCCGCGCAGGACCACGTGGTGGCCGTCGACACTCGCGTCCGCGCCGAGGCGGAGCATTTCGTCAACGAAGCGGAAGCGCGCCTCGAAGACGTTTTCCGTGATCACGGAGGCGCCGTCGGCGATAGCGGAAATGCCGATTGCCATCGGCTGCAGGTCCGTGGGAAAGCCCGGGAAGGGCAGGGTCTGGTAATCCACAGCGCGCGGGCGGTCCTGCATGCGGACGCGGAAGCCGCTGTCGTAGCTTTCGACGCTCGCGCCGGAGATCTTGAGCTTTTCCAGCGCGAGGTGGAGGTGCCGCGGCGCGATGCCGGTCACCGTGATGTCGCCCCGGGTCATGGCCGCGGCGTACGCCCACGTGCCGGCGACGATTCGGTCGCCGACTACCGTGTGTTCGGTGGGCCGCAGCTTATCCACCCCGTCGACCGTGATCGTCGAGGTGCCGGCTCCCGCGATCCGCGCGCCCATCGCATTGAGCATGTCGCATAGGTCCACGATCTCGGGCTCGCGGGCGGCATTGTCCAGCGTGGTCCGCCCCTCGGCCAAAACGGCGGCGGTGACGATGTTCTCCGTCGCCCCGACGGAGGGGAAGTCCAGTTTGATGTTCGCGCCGGTAAGCTTGTCCGCCCTGGCCACCACGGCCCCGTGCTGGATGTACGTGGTCGCCCCCAGTTTTTCGAGGCCGGACTGGTGCATGTCCAACGGGCGCGAGCCGATCGCGTCGCCACCGGGCAGGGCCACGTAGGCCTCGCCGCAGCGGGCCGCCAAAGGGCCGAGGACAGCGACGGAGGCGCGGAACTGGCGCACGGCATCGAAGTCGGCGTGCGGTGACACGTCCGCCGGAGTGGTGATGGTGACCACCGAGCCGTCGATCTCCACCTCGCAGCCCAGTCCGACGAGCACGTCGCGCATGAGGGGGACGTCAAGGATCTGCGGGCAGTTGCGCAGCGTGGTCGTTCCCTCCGTTAGAAGGGTGGCGGCCATGAGCTTGAGCACGCTGTTTTTGGCGCCGTCCACGCGGACGGAGCCTTCTAGGCGGGTCCCGCCCTGAACAAGAAATCGTTCCTTCACGCGACCCACCCTACAGAAAGCGGGTGTTAGGGCAGCGCCCCGATGCGCCGGGCCGCGTTGACGGCCTCGTAGCGGGTGTGGGCGCCCAGCTTGCGCATCACGCTGCGCAGATAGGACTTCACTGTCTCCGCCCCGATGCCCATTTCCTCGGCCGCCTCCACGTTCGTGTGGCCGAGCGCAACGCACGACAAAACGTCCAACTCCCGGGCGGACAGCTTCGTCGACTGCTTCACGCGCACGGGCGAGACCATCTGGTCACAGAGCTGCTCGAGCTCCTTGCGCAGGGTGTCGTCCTTGACGCGGTTGGCCAGCATGCGCAGCTTTGAGTGGGTCGAGCGCACCTGTTCCCACTCGGCGCCGTTCATGATCCGGCCCGGCTTCGGGTTGCCGGCGGCGCCCTCGGAACGTCGTAAAGCGGCATTGATGGCGAGGTCCTGCTCGAGGGTGCGCGCTGTCATGGTGACCTCCTCGATGACCTTGTCGCCGAGGCGGACGGGCGAGTGGACGCCCACGTAGAGGACGCCGCGGATCTCGCGCTGCACGATGACGGGCACCGCGACGACGGAGTGCAGGCCCTCGTCCTGAATCTGGCGATCGTACTCGTGGGAAATGACGCTCGCGCGCACGTAGTCGGACACGCCCACGGCGCGGCGCGTGGCCACGACGCGACCGCCCACGCCGGACCCGGGCTCGATCAGCAGGTTTTGCAGCGCCGGGGTACGCAAGCCGATCCACTGGGTGATCTGCAGGCGGTTGTCGTTGAGCAGAGTGCCGTACATCGCCACCGGGATTGCCGTGGCGGTCTTCAGCGCGGTGAGCGCTGAACGGATGGCGTCGTCGTCATCTCTGATTCTCTGGGCGTCCATCATCGATCCTTCGGGGCTATCTGCGTTCGCGTGCATCCAATAGTGACCACGATGAGCAACATCATAACCGGCTTCCGGGGGTAGCCAAATTACACCCGCCCAGCCCGTTAGCTTTGTGTCGTAGATCTCCCTGCCCGAAGCGGGGGTAGCGCATGCGCGCGCAATGTAGACCGTGTAGTCTACTTAATGGAGACGTGGCGGTCTAGATAGAGCGTGTACACTTGCGCCCAGAAACTGGACATCGGGTGCGGATGCACCCCAACCACGAAAAGGGAGACATCATGGCACAACCCAAGATCGCTGCAAACGTTCTCGACCTCATCGGCAATACCCCGCTCGTCGAGCTTCACGACGTCACCGGGGACGTCAAGGCCCGCGTCCTCGCCAAGCTGGAGTTTTACAGCCCCGCCAACTCGGTCAAGGACCGCATCGGCAAGGCCATCGTCGAGGCCGCCGAGGCTTCCGGCGAACTGAAGCCCGGCGGCACGATCGTCGAAGCCACCTCCGGCAACACCGGCATCGCGCTCGCCCTTGTCGGCGCCGCCAAGGGCTACAAGGTCGTTCTCACCATGCCGGAGACCATGTCCACCGAGCGCCGCGTGGTCCTGCGCGCCCTCGGCGCCGAGATCGTGCTCACCCCCGGCTCGGCCGGCATGAAGGGCGCAGTGGAGAAGGCCGACGAGATCGTCAACTCCACCGACAACGCCATCTTGGCGCGCCAGTTCGAAAACGACGCCAACCCGAAGATCCACTACGCCACCACCGGCCCCGAGATCTGGGAGGACACCGACGGCGAAGTCGACATCCTCGTCGCGGGCGTGGGCACCGGCGGCACCATCTCGGGCGCGGGCGCTTACCTCAAGGAGCGCAAGCCCGAGGTGAAGCTGGTCGCCGTCGAGCCCGCCGCATCCCCCCTGCTGACGAAGGGGGAGGCCGGCCCGCACAAGATCCAGGGTCTGGGCGCGAACTTCATCCCGGGCACCCTCGACCGCGAGATCCTCGACGAGGTCATCGCCGTCCCCCACGAGGACGCCGTTTCCGTCTCCCGCGAGCTCGCCCGCACCGAGGGCATCCTGGGCGGCATCTCCACCGGCGCAAACCTGAAGGCCGCCCTCGACGTGGCCGCCCGCCCGGAGAACGAAGGCAAGACCATCGTGGTCATCGTCCCCGACTTCGGCGAGCGCTACATCTCCACCATCCTCTACGAGGACATCCGCGACTAAGCGCATGCTTCTCGACGCCCGGGCGGTGTTACACTCGGCACACATGTGGAAGGCCGTGAACATGATCCGGGAAGACCTGCGCAATGCTCGCGCTCACGACCCGGCCGCCCGAGGCGATATCGAAAACGCAATTGTCTACTCGGGGCTCCACGCCATCTGGATCCACCGAGTTTGCCACTGGCTGTGGAAGCGCGAGGTCCGGGGCCCCGCGCGCGTCCTCGCGCAGTTCGCGCGCTTCCTCACCGGCGTTGAGATTCACCCCGGCGCCACCATCGGGCGCCGCTTCTTCATCGACCACGGCATGGGCGTCGTCATCGGTGAGACCGCAGAGATCGGCGACGGCGTCATGCTCTACCACGGTGTCACCCTGGGCGGCCAGGTGCTCACCCAGACGAAGCGCCACCCCACCATCGGCGACAACGTCACCATCGGTGCCGGTGCCAAGGTGCTCGGCCCCATCACCATCGGGGCGAACTCCGCCATCGGCGCCAATGCCGTGGTGACCAAATCGGTCCCGCCGAACTCCATCGCCGTGGGCATCCCCGCCAAAGTGCGCGAGCGCCGGGCCGAGGAGACCAAGCACCTCGTCGACCCGGACAAGTACTTCGACCCCGGCAGCTACATCATCTAGCTGGGGCCGCTCACCGCACTACTCCGGCGAGCAGCCCTGCTCTTTCAGCCAGGCGATAGCCTCGGCTTCGGCGTCGGTAGTACGCACGTCCGGCTGGATCGGGTCCTCGGCGAATTCCTCCCCGGTCCGGGCCTTGTCTTTCGCGGTGGTGATGGTCATGTGGGCCCCGTCGTAAAGGTCGATGACCATGTTGGCGGAGGCATAGCCTGCAGTGGGTTCGCCGAAGCTGCGGGAGCGCTCGAGCCCTCGGAAGGCCAACATCGTAGCTTCGCCGGAGGAAGCGGTGTCGGCGTCCACGAGCAGGGCGACCGGCACGTCGCGCTTACCTCCTTGCGTGGTCACTGGCGTCCCACCGCCTCTGACGGAGTTGCCATCGACGGTGACATCAGTGGTGCCGAATCGTGAAACGAAAGAGAGAGCTGGGCCGTCGGGAAGCAAGGGCGAAACGCCCGCGACCATGGGGCCCATGTCCCCGCCCACATTGCCACGCAGGTCAACGACCGCGCCGCAGGCAGCGTGCGCGAGGATCCCCTCGGTGAGGGTGTCGGCGTACGCCTGCACGTCGTCGTGACGCGAAACGTCCGGCACTGTGGCGAAAGCGACGTCACCACGAGGCACCACCGAAGGATCGCGCTGGTCCGGATCTTCAGCCGAGTCCTCGCCCGCGGGGAAGATGTTGGAGTGTTTCCCCCCAGCCGCCTTAATCACCTCGCGCAGCGACGCGTGCGTGTCCTCATAGGATTCAACTCCCCGGACCTGCCGCAATGCGTCATCCTTCACCGCTGAAAACTCTTCCGACTCTGCATAGATACCAAGCCTCTCCGCAACTCGTGCCACGTCTTTCGCATACTTCTGCGGAGACGGCTTAAAAAGGTACTGAGTCGTGCCCGTGAGCGCCCCGGTGGTCGCCGGTCCCCATGTGTAGGCTGCGGCGGCGAGGGCGACGAGCACCACGGCAACTACGACGCCACAGCCGGTTGCGATTTTCTTTCCGCGTGTCACAGTTCATTCCTCGCATGGAAGACAACTCACCGCAATAGAGTACTGAGTAAATATCTTTGGACGCGTTTTCCCCGCGGCCTTGCAGAAGCGATCACTTTACCTCGCACCCGCATCTGTCAGCGCCCCCAGGCGCCACAGCCACAGGCCGGGAACGTGCGGGTGTTAGCTGCGCCTAACCGCCACGCAGCTGCTTCTCCCGGGATCGCAGGAGATGCGTGCCACGACTGCCTTTACGCCCGAGAGTCCGCAATGCGGATTCGGCCCGCGGGGTGCGGGGTTGGGAGAGTTCGCGGTGTGGGGTCGGCCCTCGCGCCGAGCGGAGCCCCCTGAAAAGTCCGCATTGCGGACTCCCTCACGTGGGATGGGGGGTCGGATAGCTCGCCCGCGCTTGTCGGAGAGTGTCCGTTTGTTTGTGTGCGGGGGCTTGGTTTACAAGTAGTTGGCGAACCGGTCTGGGTAGGCCACGGATAGTTGGTTGATGGCTTGTTTCCACCCTGAGGTTTTCGCCCCTTCAATATAGCCGTTGCAGTCGATTGCCCGCTTCGCTTTTTTCGCGCGTTGGGCGGCGCGTTTGTCCTCGATGTTGCAGACCATCAACCACAGCGTCTTCAACGCCGCAGCATCCGTGGGGAATTGGCCACGGTTGCGGGTCGCTTTCCGCAGCTCAGCGTTAAGCGACTCGATGGCATTGGTGGTGTAGAGCACCCGGCGAGCTGCAGGCGGGAACTGCAGAAACGGTATAAACCTCTCCCACGCATCACGCCAGACCTTCACCGACTGGGGGTACTTCCGCCCCAGTTCCGAGGCTTCGAAGGCATCGAGGGCGGCGCAAGCGGCGTCCTCGTTCGGTGCGGTGTAGACCTGCCGCAGCGCGCTGGATACAGATTTGCGGTCCTTATAGGACACCCACCTGTTGGCGGCCCGGATCAGGTGCACGATGCAGGTTTGTACCATCGAGTTCGGCCAGGTCGCTTCCACGGCCTCAGGCAGGCCTTTGAGCCCGTCGCAGCAGACGATGAACACGTCATTGACTCCACGGTTCGCCAGGTCCGCGCACACGGATGCCCAGAATGCAGCCCCTTCATTGTCGGCGATCCATAGTCCCAGGATGTGTTTGGTCCCGTCGATGTCGATGCCAACAGCCATGTAGCAGGCTTTATTGACCACCCGGTGACCATCGCGGATTTTCACCCGCAGCGCGTCGAGGAAAATGACCGGGTAGAACTCATCGAGCTGACGGTTTTGCCACACCATCACCTCATCGAGGACCGCATCGGTGATGGTACTGATGGTATCCGGGCTGATGTCCACCCCCAGGGTCGATGCCAGGTGGTGCTGGATATCGCGTACCGTCATTCCGCCGGCGTAGAGCGAGACGATCATGTCATCGAGCTCTGTCAGCCGGCGTGCCCCTTTCGGCACCATGACCGGGTGAAACGTGCCCGCTCTATCCCGAGGCACTGTGATGTCCACCGGGCCGTAGCCGGTGCCCACAGTTTTGGTGTACGACCCGTTGCGGTGATTGCCACCGTTTGAGGGGCTTACCTGGGCTTTGGCCGCGCGATCTGAGTGCCCGTACCCCAAATGGGCGTCCATCTCCGCCTGCAGACCCGCGTTGATCGAGGCTTGCAATAGACCTTTGACCAGGTCGCTGGCATCGTCGACGGAGGTTGATAGCTCGCCGATCAGTGCGGCGATTTCCGGGTTTTCCATCAGCTTCGCGCTGATCTCGTTGACCCTGCTCGGGTCATGGCCTTTCTTCGGTGACACGGTAGTCATTATCAGTGAAACTCCTTCTGGATCAGAGCCTCACACACAAACTTCCTGACACCCTCGCTTGTCGAAAAGTAGCCCAAAGAGTCCGCAATGCGGAGTCTGCGGGGCTGCGCGAACCGGGCGCCACGAAGGATCCCAATGCGGGGTCCGGGTGACTGCATCAACGGTCAAGTCAGTCCGCAATGCGGACCTTACGCACCCTGTTCAAACACGCGCTCTATACACCCCGCCATAAACCTCAAAACAGCAGCTAGACACCCATGTCCAGACCCCCTGCTACCGTACAAAACGAACACACGATCTACACCCAGGGGGACTATATGCACACGCCAACCATCACCACCGACAGCACACCAGAACACATCGCCGCGACCATCGAAAACAGCTTCGCAGCATTCACCCGCCACAAAGCCACCACCCTGCACACCATCGCGCTTTTCGACGCCCTCAACCTCGCCCGCCACTTCGGCGCCAGCACCACCGCACAATGGCTCATCCGAACACTCGCCCTGCCCAACTCCACCGCCCACGAATACGTCAAAATCGCCCGCGCCATGAAACGCTTCACCACCCTGGCCACCGCATTTTTCGACGGCACCACCAACTACTCCAAAATCCGGCTCATCCTGCCGCTTCTTACCGATGACAACGAAACCGAACTCGTCGACCTCGCCTGCACACTCGGCTACCACGAACTCGAACTCGCCCTGCTTCGCTACCGCACACGCCCACCCACACCCACGAGAAAAACCTACGTCCGGCTCAAAACACAACCCAACGGGCGCCTGCGCCTGTGGGCCGACTTCAACCCCGCCGAAGCAGCCCGACTCACCGCCGCACTCAAAGTCGGCGAACTCGCCTGGCACGACGTCGACTGGCACACCCTTTTAGGAAGCGACGGCTACCTCGACACCAACCACATCACCACCGAACTCAACCACCACACACCCCGCCACTGCACCGGATTCGGCCCACCAATTAGCGAACACCTCGTCAGCGCGTTCATGGGCATGGTCAACATCGCCCTAACACAGCCCAACAACCCGCTGCGCGCCCCCGGCGCCCACGTCAACATCGTCATGACCACCGACGGAAAAGCCTATCTGCCCACCAACCCCGGCGCACCATCCGACGCAGTGAAAAACTTCCTCGCCAACGCCGACTACCGCATCAACACGGTCGACGACACCGGCCTCGTCCTCAACACAGGAAGACGCTTCCGCCTAGCCACCAACGCACAAGTCAACGCGCTGATGCTCATGTGGCGCGGACAATGCGCCATGCCCGGCTGCACCCACACACGCTTTATCGAAATGCACCACATCCACGACTGGGCCGACGGCGGACCCACCGACCTCGACAACCTGCTCCCCCTATGCTCCGCCTGTCACAGCCTCGTCAGCGACGGCGCAGTAAAAATCCTCCGCGACCACGCAGACACCCACTTCCTCTACCCCGGCGGCATACGCTACGTAAGCCACAACTACGGCCTACCTATCCGCAACGACAACGCACGCACCCTCACCGAATACAACGACATCACCTGGGCCTAGAAACCACAGAAAAACGCCGGAGGACCGAGCTGTTAGGCAACGAGGTCGGCGTAGTCGGGGTTCTTCTCGATGAAACGCGCCACCGCCGAGCACTGGGGGATGACCTTCAGGCCGTCGCTGCGGGCGTCGTCAAGCGCGAAGGCAATCAGCGGTTTGGACAGGCCGCGGCCCTGGAACTCCTCGTGGACTACCGTGTGCGGCAAAACGCGCACGCCGGCGCGGTCCTGGAAGGTGGCGTAGCCGGCGAGCTGGCCGTCGACGTGAATTTCGTACTGCCCCTTCTCCTCGTTCTTCAGCAGGTCGGGGGTTGTGTTCTCGGACATTGTTGCTCCTTTCTCTGGGAAGGTGCCCCAGCATAGCGGACCAGAAAAAGGAAACCGTACGAAAAATGCCCCTCCCAGTATCCCGGGAAGGGCATTCAATGTGGCCAGAGCCAGGATCGAACTGGCGACCCCACACTTTTCAGGCGTGTGCTCTACCGACTGAGCTATCTGGCCGGAACTGCTCCGAGGAGCTGTTCTGCGACCCTGACGGGACTTGAACCCGCGACCTCCGCCGTGACAGGGCGGCGCGCTAACCGACTGCGCCACAGGGCCGTATTTTGTTGTTTCTGCCTGCGCCAGCCGCGGCTTTTTACTGCCTCACACTGTCGCGTGCACGAGTTGATACTCTACACAGACGCCCGGAAACTCTACAAATCAACAGCTTAGGCACCGTTTTTACGGAGCGCTGCCAACGGCAACGAAAAAAGCGGCCGACACTCCGAAGAGCGCCGACCGCCTACCGCGACCCTGACGGGACTTGAACCCGCGACCTCCGCCGTGACAGGGCGGCGCGCTAACCAACTGCGCCACAGGGCCATATTCTCTTGTCTGGACCGCACCACCGGCGGGATCCACGTACCCCCAACGGGATTCGAACCCGTGTTGCCGCCGTGAAAGGGCGGAGTCCTAGGCCACTAGACGATGGGGGCCCGCTGCATAAAAAGCGCGTTGCTCCCGTGCAGCTCGACTATCATAAACCAGCGCCTTTTACCGCGCCAAACCTGCTGGCTGGCGCTTTTTTCTCCCTGTTCACCTGCGAGGACGTTTGGCGACGCGGCCTCGGGGCACGGGGGTAAGGTCTCTGCCATGGACACTGCCAGGGACACTGCCACGGACGGCAACTACGGCTACAGCGCCGACAAGGACCGCTACATCGCCCGCCTGAAGCGCATCGAGGGCCAGGTGCGCGGGGTCGAGCGCATGATCGAGGACAACAAGTACTGCGTGGACATCCTCACCCAGATCTCGGCCATCACCTCCGCGCTCGAAAACGTCGGCCTGGCCCTGCTCGATGAGCACCTCTCGCACTGCGTCGCCGGCGCGATCGAGGACGGCGGACAGGAAGCCGTCGAGGCTAGAATCAAGGAGGCAATGCAAGCAATTAAACGGATGGTGAAAAGCTGATGGCAACCGCGAAGATTTACGACGCCGAACTGCAACCGACCAAGGAAGAAGTGGCCGCTTCCAACTCCCGGATCGTCGAGCTATCCGGCTCCTACCGTGTCGTGGACCCCGAGGACGTCGTAGGTATCGAGGTGCTAGTAGGCAAAGACTCCGACGACAACGTTGTCCAGCTCGCCCTCACCTATCGCCCCGCCGAGGAAGCCTTGGACACCGAGCTTTTGCGCATGCAGCACTCGGTCTTGGGTGAGCGCTCCGTGGCCTACCTCACCGATGACGCCGTCGCCGTGCGCGAGATCATCGCCACGATCCTGCGCGGCGCCCCCGGCGCGGACTTCGACAACGGCGAGCCGATCTTCCCGGTCCGCGGCAACGGCACGTCGGCGGAGGCGGAGGTCAGCGACGTGGAGATTCAGGACTGCAACGGCTGGACCTCGCTTGGCACCGCGCTTATCGACGGCGAACAGCACCAGTTCCAGCTACGCATCCAGCGCTTCGTCCAGGACCAGGCGGCGGCCGACGACGACGAGCTTGCCCTCGTCACCGACAGCGGGGCCACGCTCATGCGCCTCGAGGTGTGGACCTAGAAACGCCGAAGCCGCCCCGTAGGGCGGCTTTTTTGTGGGCCCTCCGGGGCTCGAACCCGGGACCTGCGGATTAAAAGTCCGTAGCTCTACCAACTGAGCTAAAGGCCCTTGCTGCCGTGTAGTGTAGCGCCCCGCTGGCCGCGGAGGGAAACCGCCCTCGCCTTAATGGCAATTGTTTTCATAACGGGCTTTTCCTACTAAGGTTTGGCTGGTGGAACCTCACCTCGAACGCAGCCGGATGGCGCTCGCTTTTGTCGTCGCGGGACTCGCCTTTGCGGCCGTGGTGCTGCTCGCCGTGGCAATCGGGCCGGTCACCCTGAGAGCGGGCGAGGCTGTCGCCGCGCTTCGCGACGCCACCGTCGGCGACCGCTCCTCCCCCGCCGCCTCCGTGGTCTACAACATTCGGCTTCCACGCATCATCGTCGGTGCCCTCGTCGGCGCCGCCCTGGCGGTGTCCGGCGCCGTCATGCAGGCGGTGTTTCGCAACCCGCTTGCCGACCCAGGCATCATCGGCGTGTCCGCCGGCGCCGCCAGCGCCGCCGTGCTCTCCATCGTGTTCGGTCTCACCGCCGCTGGGGCGTGGGTACTTCCCGCCGCCGCCTTCGTCGGCGCGCTGTGCACCGTCGCGGTGGTGCAGTCCATCGCCTACTGGCGCGGCGGCGGGCCGATCACGCTCGTCTTGGTCGGCATTGCGGCCAGCGCCTTCCTGGGCGCCGTAACCTCCGCCGCGGTGGCAAATGCTCCCCAGGACAGCGACGTCCGCGGCATCGCCTTCTGGCTCAACGGCGACTTGGTCGCCCGCACGTGGACCCACGTGGGCGTCGCACTACCGATTCTCGTAGGGTTGATCGCCCTCATCGCCCTGGGCCGCGACCTCAACGTGCTTACCCTCGGCGACTCCACAGCACGCAGCCTCGGCGTGAACACCTCCATCCTGCGCCCCGTTGTCCTGTCACTGGCCGCCCTGCTCGCCGCGTGCGCCGTGGCCGTGTCCGGGATCATCGGCTTCGTGGGGCTTGTCGTCCCGCACCTAGTCCGCCTCACCGTGGGGCCGGAGCACCGGGCGCTCCTGCCGCTCGCGGCTGTGGCGGGGGCGACCTTCGTCGTCGCGGCAGACACCGTGGCGCGCACGATCTTCGACCCCGTGGTCCTCCAAACGGGATCCGTCGTAGCCTTCATCGGCTCACCCATCTTCCTCTGGCTGCTGCTGCGCACCCTCGGGCCAGCGGGGAGGGGGCAGCTGTGACGTACACCCGCCTCCGCGCAACGGGTCTGAGCCGCGCCGGGATCCTCCACGACGTCGAGTTTTCCGCCCGGCGCGGCGAGATCACCACCATCATCGGCCCCAACGGCGCGGGCAAATCGACGCTCCTCGCCCACCTCGCGGGCCTTGTCCGCCCCGAGCGCGGGCAGGTGCTTCTCGACGACACCCCCCTGCCCTCCCTCGGCGCGCGCGAGCGCGCCCGGGCCATGTCGCTCGTCCCGCAGGACACGACAGCCGGCGCCGAGATGCGGGTACACCAGCTCGTGGAAACCGGGCGGCACCCCCACATCGGCCGCTTCGACCGGGCCAGCGGCGAGGACCGCCGCCGCATTGCGGACGCCCTCGCCCTCACGGGCACGGAGCACCTCGCCACCCGGACGGTCGCCTCCCTGTCGGGCGGCGAGCGCCAGCGCGTCCACATTGCCCGGGCGCTGGCGCAGGACGCGCCCTTCATGCTTCTCGACGAGCCCACCAGCGCCCTCGACCTCAAGCACCAGGCGGGCATCGAAGAGCTCATGCGCTCGGCGCGCGACGGCGGCCGGGCCGTCGTCGCCGTCGTCCACGACCTGAGCTTGGCCGCGCGGGTCAGCGACACCGTGACCCTCCTCGCCCAGGGGAAGGTGGCGGCGTCCGGCCCCCCGGACTCAACGATCACGGAGGAGGTCATCGGCGCGGCCTACGACGTCCCGGTGCGCATCCACCGGGACCCATTTACCCACACACCGATCGTCACGGTACTCACCTAGAAAGGACTCACCATGAACACGCTTGCCACCCGTTGCGTCGCCCTTATGTGCGGTGCGGCGCTGTCTGTCGGGCTCGCCGCCTGCTCCTCCGGCGCGAACCCCGAGCCAGCCCCCAGCAGCGAACCTGCCGCCGAGCAGCCCGCGGTCGAGCAGCCCCAGCGCATCGCGGCGCTGTCCAGCGATGTCGCCTCGCTAGTCGCCGCCATCGCGAAACCCGAAAACATCGCCGTCATCACCGACATCGGCGAGCAGACCCCCGAGGGCCCGCAGGTGCTCCGGGGCGATCACGCCGTCGACCCCGAACAGATCCTCAGCGCCTCCCCCGACCTCGTTCTTTTGACCTCGCGCCACGGCCAGGAAAGGGACGCCGCCGCCCTGGTGGAGCAAAGTAACATCCCCGTCGTCCAATTCGACGGGGCGAGCGACTTTTCCACCATCGACGCCATCGTGGACAACATCGACAAGCTCGGCGAACTGCTCGGTGAGCCCGAGCGCGCCGCGCAGCTGCGCGAGGAGATCGAAACCACCCGCGCCCGGGTGCACGAGCAGATCCCCGGGGGCCCGGCGCCGCGGGTCCTGCCGCTGATGGCCCGCGGCGAGCAGCGCATGGTCGTCCCGCCCTCCGCGCTGCTGCATGGGCTCGTCGCCGAGGCCGGGGCGGAGGCTTTGACCGGCAACTCCGGCGGGCGCGGCCCCGCCCCCGCCGACCCGGAGCTCATCGCCGCGCTGAACCCCGACGTCATCCTCATCGAGGACTTCCGGGGCCGAGGCCGCAGCGACTTCGAGGAGATTTTGGGCAACCCGGCGCTGAGCCAGGTGCCCGCCGTGCTCAGCGGCAACATCCACTACCTGCCCAGCGACCAGGTCACGGTGGCGGGCGCGGCGCGCGTCGGCGAGGGGCTCGCCGCCGTCGCCCGCGCCATCTACACCCCCGGGGAGTGACGCCGAGGGGGCGTCGATAAGCGAAGTGCTACTTCTGCATCGTCCCGGTCTCGATGATGCGGTTGTGGAAGTCGAACGCGTGCTTCAGGTCGTGCGGGGTGGCCTGGAACTGGGACTTCGAGGCGAGCTCGACGTACTCCTGGAGCAGCGGACGGTAGCTCGGGTGGGCGATGGAGATCATCTTCTCCACGCGGTCGCGCGCGGCAAGCCCGCGCAGGTCGGCGACGCCGTACTCGGTGATGAACACCATCGCGTCGTGCTCGGTGTGGTCGACGTGGGAGACCATGGGCACGATCGCGGAAATCGC
This is a stretch of genomic DNA from Corynebacterium auris. It encodes these proteins:
- a CDS encoding FecCD family ABC transporter permease → MALAFVVAGLAFAAVVLLAVAIGPVTLRAGEAVAALRDATVGDRSSPAASVVYNIRLPRIIVGALVGAALAVSGAVMQAVFRNPLADPGIIGVSAGAASAAVLSIVFGLTAAGAWVLPAAAFVGALCTVAVVQSIAYWRGGGPITLVLVGIAASAFLGAVTSAAVANAPQDSDVRGIAFWLNGDLVARTWTHVGVALPILVGLIALIALGRDLNVLTLGDSTARSLGVNTSILRPVVLSLAALLAACAVAVSGIIGFVGLVVPHLVRLTVGPEHRALLPLAAVAGATFVVAADTVARTIFDPVVLQTGSVVAFIGSPIFLWLLLRTLGPAGRGQL
- a CDS encoding HNH endonuclease signature motif containing protein, encoding MHTPTITTDSTPEHIAATIENSFAAFTRHKATTLHTIALFDALNLARHFGASTTAQWLIRTLALPNSTAHEYVKIARAMKRFTTLATAFFDGTTNYSKIRLILPLLTDDNETELVDLACTLGYHELELALLRYRTRPPTPTRKTYVRLKTQPNGRLRLWADFNPAEAARLTAALKVGELAWHDVDWHTLLGSDGYLDTNHITTELNHHTPRHCTGFGPPISEHLVSAFMGMVNIALTQPNNPLRAPGAHVNIVMTTDGKAYLPTNPGAPSDAVKNFLANADYRINTVDDTGLVLNTGRRFRLATNAQVNALMLMWRGQCAMPGCTHTRFIEMHHIHDWADGGPTDLDNLLPLCSACHSLVSDGAVKILRDHADTHFLYPGGIRYVSHNYGLPIRNDNARTLTEYNDITWA
- a CDS encoding CG0192 family protein, whose amino-acid sequence is MATAKIYDAELQPTKEEVAASNSRIVELSGSYRVVDPEDVVGIEVLVGKDSDDNVVQLALTYRPAEEALDTELLRMQHSVLGERSVAYLTDDAVAVREIIATILRGAPGADFDNGEPIFPVRGNGTSAEAEVSDVEIQDCNGWTSLGTALIDGEQHQFQLRIQRFVQDQAAADDDELALVTDSGATLMRLEVWT
- a CDS encoding ABC transporter ATP-binding protein, with translation MTYTRLRATGLSRAGILHDVEFSARRGEITTIIGPNGAGKSTLLAHLAGLVRPERGQVLLDDTPLPSLGARERARAMSLVPQDTTAGAEMRVHQLVETGRHPHIGRFDRASGEDRRRIADALALTGTEHLATRTVASLSGGERQRVHIARALAQDAPFMLLDEPTSALDLKHQAGIEELMRSARDGGRAVVAVVHDLSLAARVSDTVTLLAQGKVAASGPPDSTITEEVIGAAYDVPVRIHRDPFTHTPIVTVLT
- a CDS encoding GNAT family N-acetyltransferase, with translation MSENTTPDLLKNEEKGQYEIHVDGQLAGYATFQDRAGVRVLPHTVVHEEFQGRGLSKPLIAFALDDARSDGLKVIPQCSAVARFIEKNPDYADLVA
- a CDS encoding metal-sensitive transcriptional regulator; amino-acid sequence: MDTARDTATDGNYGYSADKDRYIARLKRIEGQVRGVERMIEDNKYCVDILTQISAITSALENVGLALLDEHLSHCVAGAIEDGGQEAVEARIKEAMQAIKRMVKS
- a CDS encoding ABC transporter substrate-binding protein produces the protein MNTLATRCVALMCGAALSVGLAACSSGANPEPAPSSEPAAEQPAVEQPQRIAALSSDVASLVAAIAKPENIAVITDIGEQTPEGPQVLRGDHAVDPEQILSASPDLVLLTSRHGQERDAAALVEQSNIPVVQFDGASDFSTIDAIVDNIDKLGELLGEPERAAQLREEIETTRARVHEQIPGGPAPRVLPLMARGEQRMVVPPSALLHGLVAEAGAEALTGNSGGRGPAPADPELIAALNPDVILIEDFRGRGRSDFEEILGNPALSQVPAVLSGNIHYLPSDQVTVAGAARVGEGLAAVARAIYTPGE